In Candidatus Vicinibacter proximus, the genomic stretch TTTTTCAACTTTACAATATTCACCATTTACCACTAACTCCAGGGTAACTTTATATTCTCCTGCTTTACCAAAAACATGAGATGGATTTAAATCATTTGAATTCGTTCCATCCCCAAAAGACCACTGGATTTTATCCGGCACCACTCTTGAATTTAAACTAAATGACGCATTTAGTCCATTGGTTTTATAACTGAAATCATAATTACATGGTGAAGGAGGACTTACTTTCTGATTTATGATTACCCATAAATTTAATTCCACTTTACATTCTTCTCCAATTATCAAAGCAGTTACCCTATACTTACCAGGTGCCTTATAGGTATGTACCACTTCAACTCCCTTGCCAAAATCGCCATCACCAAAATTCCATTCCACATTAAGGACTTTAAAATCTCCCTTTGCATAAAATTTATAAGAATTTCCGCCCGCAGTAGTAGATACAGGTGTTGGAAGTATTTGGATGGCTCCACAGCAATGTGCTTCAAAACTTGTCTTTGGAGGATTAGGTGGGGGTGCAGTCAACAGTTTCACTTCTACTTCCTTAACCACATCTCCGATACAAGCCGGAGAGGAAACTTTAAGGGTAACTTTATAAGATCCTGAATTTGCATATTGATGCTTAATGCTGGCTCCCTCACCTCTTTGACCATCCCCAAAATCCCAATAATATTTAGCATCTTTCAATTGTGGCTGAGCTATAAATTCAACCCACAATTCATTTGCTGCTTGTTTAAAAGTGAACTCAATTTTACAAGGGTTTGGTGCACTTTGCTTGCAAATTATAAAGTCGTGCTGCTCAGATCCATTGGCACCATTTGCTTTCTGAACCAAGGCAGGACGGGCACAAGGGTCAATAACCTGAATTAAATAAACAGAGGATGGGTCTTTGAGAAAAGGAACCACCTGTGAATAGAATCCATTTTTATCCGTTCTGATTTTCCATGCTGCATTCTGCTCTCCGGTGATCAAAACATCCCAACCCGAAACCACTTCCTTGTCTGTATTGTATACGGTACCGTATATTTTAAACCCGGTGTTGCCCGGTTGTGTGATCCCAATAAATGGAAGGATCATCATTAGAAAAAAAACGGGGAGAAAATTTTTCATATATAACTTTTACAATTTTTGTGAAATAATATATACAAATATATATTAAAATAACCTAATTGTCTCAATTATCCAATCAAATTGATGGTTATTTAAAAATCAACGAATCTCTAATTGCGTACAACCGATAGTAATCCCTGATTTATCCAAAGCTAAAACCTGATATATACCCGGCAAATAATTTAAAATATCAAAAGTTTTTTCTGTTATTGGATCCTTAACCTCCAGTGTTCTTATCCACCTTCCCTGAATATCCACTAATTGAAGTGCGGCAATCCCTGACTGCTCAGGCAACTTGACATTTACAATTCCATGTGCAGGATTTGGGAAAATATCCAATTTCACAAATCTCTCTTCAGAAACTTTAGAAAGTGATGAATACCCATTGGCGAGTGCATATTCTCCCGGAATTAAAACATCTAATCTCATGAATCCTCTGCGATCATTTGGTGTAACTT encodes the following:
- a CDS encoding PKD domain-containing protein yields the protein MKNFLPVFFLMMILPFIGITQPGNTGFKIYGTVYNTDKEVVSGWDVLITGEQNAAWKIRTDKNGFYSQVVPFLKDPSSVYLIQVIDPCARPALVQKANGANGSEQHDFIICKQSAPNPCKIEFTFKQAANELWVEFIAQPQLKDAKYYWDFGDGQRGEGASIKHQYANSGSYKVTLKVSSPACIGDVVKEVEVKLLTAPPPNPPKTSFEAHCCGAIQILPTPVSTTAGGNSYKFYAKGDFKVLNVEWNFGDGDFGKGVEVVHTYKAPGKYRVTALIIGEECKVELNLWVIINQKVSPPSPCNYDFSYKTNGLNASFSLNSRVVPDKIQWSFGDGTNSNDLNPSHVFGKAGEYKVTLELVVNGEYCKVEKTH